The segment GACGTCCCATCGATAGAGCAGTCGGTTGCCAGGCAAGGTCGTCGGGCTTGGAACCGTCGCGCCGTTGTAGGGCTTGATGAGCAACGGGTAGTCCTTGGGAACCACGACTTCCATAACGTCTTGGAGGCATGGGAGCATGTTCTTCATAGTGAGGCGCGTGTGGTAGTAGCCGGGCATGATGGGCTTGAGCGTGGTCAGTTCGTACTCGAAATCTCGAAAGTAGCCGGCTCTGACTTCTGGCAACGAACAGTCGATGGTTCTTGATTGCGGGTAGGCTGGATAATCCGACTCATGGCTTCGGTCGAAGACCCTGTTGGGGGCTACGTTGTAGCTTCTGCCATCGGGGGTTAGCATCCGAGCGCTGATGAGGCGGACTTTCTCTTTGCCAGGCGTGTAGCTCATGCTGAGTTCGCCCAGGCCCTCCTCCGACGATTCGCGCATGAGTTTCTCGATGTTTCGATGAATGATGCTGACGGTTCCATCGGTCTTGATCTCGATTCGGGCATAGGCCAGAAGGAGAAATGTGGAGAGTTCGGGATAGTCCTTGGACTGAGGGGCCTTTTTCAAGAGCGCTTTAGTCTGATCGTCCAGCGGCTTTTGATTGAGGTCCTTAACGATGGACGGATCGGCGACTTGGGCATAGCCGACGGACAGCGCGAGGCATATGGAGAGGATCGATTTCATTCGACTTTTTTCCTTAGGACAAAGACCTCTCGGGCGAGTTTGCTTTGTTTGAGATACGCTTTGCGAACATCTTCATACTTGTCGACCGGCAGCGTCTCGTCCTTACCGATTACAAGGCTCGTTGAGGTTAAGACGTTGCCGCTCAGTTTGAAATCGCTCTCGATGCGAGAGCCAGGAAAATCCTTTGACTTGAGATCCGGCGATGCCAGAAGTTCGAAACCTTCAGGGAACTCGATGCGGATAGAAGTCTTGGTCTTGGGCGCCTCGGTAAAGAAGATCGGGTATTTGCGGCTTGGGTCGGTGAAGGCGGCGCTGCCGCCCGCGCCTGCAAAGCCGCCCAAACTTCGGGGAACCAGCATGACGTTGCCCGGCGTCAGAGCGAACTCTTGAAGCTCCATGTCGGCGGTCATGGTCATGGGTCGATCCCAGTCGTCAGTGTCGGTCCAGGTCAGGTTTGTGATCTTTCCAGACTTGGCGAACGACTTGGGCATGCTCTCTTTGATCTCTTCGAGCTCCTTTGGGCTCAGGTCGGCAAAGGTCGCTCGCAACTGAGCAGCCATGTCTTGGCGACCTGTGAGAGCGAGTTTGACCGTTGCAGAACCATCGGGCTTGACGATCACGGATGCGTCGACCTCCATCATTGGGGGCAGCGCGCCAAAGTCAGGGAGTTTTTCGAACTGTCCCTTCTCGATAACGAGCGCTTTGCAGCCTGCCAAAGAGCTAGGAACATCTTCGGCGCCAAAGTACCCGCCGGTCGCATCGAGCCAATAGACTCGGTCGCCGACTTGCGCTCTGGCGATACAGTGGTCGAAGCTATAGGGGCCTTCCCAGTAAAGGTCGGGCGGTTCGTTGCGCGAGTCAAATCGAATCAGCGCCCAAGTGGCCTCGACTTGTGCCGCACGGAGCATTCCGACCAAGAGGGTGGACATGTCCTTACAATCGCCGTACTTGCTGGTGCAGATCTGTTCGGCCGAGTGCGGCTGATAGCCGGATTCGCCCAATTCGACGGCTACATAGCGTATGTTCTGCTGAACCCAGCGGTATACGGCCTTGACGCGATCTTCGAGGCTGGAGTGTCGGCTCACGATGCCTTGTACGACGGTTTTCGCAATCGCCGGCAAGGCTTCGCGCCCTTTGGCGAGCGATTGAAACCACTTGTCAACCTCTGCCCAACTCGTTTCCGATGCGATTTCGACATAAGGGAAGATTTGTTTGGGCGGCGGCATGTTCGGCTCGCCCTTCAGCTCTTCCAGTTGCGAGTACTCGATGGTGTACCGATTGCGACCGTCGGACAGGGTCTCTATCTTGATCGGAGGCGCGCCGTTGAGCGATCGATGCCTGAGCTTCCAACGGGGCGCGGCTGTGATGACGGTTGACGACTGAACCGTGGGAGTCGAGGAAAGAAGGAACTCGGAGTGATGGAAGAAGCCCGGCATTCTGGGCCTGCTATCGGTTTCGTATTCCAGCTCTAACACCGATCCGACTCGAACATCCGGGAAGACGAACGATTTGGCTCGGGTGTCTTCGTACATGGCTGCGCCCGAGTAGACCGGTTCGTCCGAGATGCTGGCAGGAAGAACGTTCTGTACTCGGCCGTCCGACTGAATAGTTCTGGCGGTTAGGATGGTCATTTGGTCGTAATGGCCGCTGTAGTTTAGGCTGACTTCGGCGGCGGACCGTCCGGCATCGGTCAGCACCTTGCGGACCGTACGGATTCTTGTTATAGTCGTTGCGTCGGGTCCAAGAAATGTGGTTTCGCGCCTCAAGATCGTCAGGAGCGAGGAGTTTGGGAAGCGATCTGCCGACGGGGCAGACTGGATTGCTTGACGAAGCTCGTCGCTGAGCCCGTCTTGGGTTGGGAATAGGGCGATCAGAAGCAATAATTGGGGTATCAGCATTTGGCTCTATTTTCTCCTTTGGGTTCGGCGCATCCTGCCTGACTCGTGTATATTATGGATATGAAGGCGTTCGCGGCTTCGTTCGGCTTGTCCGTCGGCTTGCTCATTTGTGCCTACGTTGCTTCGAACGACAAAATTCCCGCGCCGTTGCTTGCATTGGAAAAACGGTTTGAGTCCCAGATATGGCCGATCCTGAACTCGAACGGATGCGTCGCCTGCCACACATCGGGTAAAGGAGGCCCTCTCGAACTGCCCAAGGCGCCGAGGGATGCCTTTTATCATCTGGTAGACGAGGGCTACTTTGACGCCGCGCAGCCAATGAGCCTGGCTGTCCGATTGACCGAGCAAGAGAACGATCGGGTTATGCCGCCGCCGCCGTTAGAGCGTTGCGAGCAGGGCGCGATCGATCGAATAGTCGCATTCTCTGCCGAAGTGATGGAGGCGATCAGCAGTTCGGGAATTGATCTCAAAAGGGAACCGCCATTGTCTGCGCGGATTCCCTATGTCGGCGCCAAGCCCGATCCAGGCGAGACGCCCGCGCTCACTTACTATCAACTAAAGCAGAAGATCTTGGCGCTTTTTGGCGACGATTGGGTTCGAGACGGGAAGGACCGTTGGGCAGAGAGCGCAGCGCTCTTCGGGGGCGCCGATTTTCACAAGAGTTTTTCTGAATCGAACCGCATTACCGCACAATATCTGACCGGCGTCGATCGGCTGGCGAAGGATGTGGTTTCTCGGGCCTATCTCAATGCTGCCGGGCCGTTTCAAGGCCTATCGTTGGAACTCGCGGATCCGCGCAAGTTGAAATCGGTCGATGCGCAGTACAAAGCGGCAATCCGGCATCTGTACCGGCGTCTCTTGTTCCGCGATCCGTCCGTTGCAGAGGAGACGTCGTCGTTCAAGTTGGTTCAGTCGGTCTATGCGAACGAAAGTCGTTTGATGGCGGAGGAGTCGGAGATTGCGTTCGAGGTCGTCGCAACCGATCGAGACGGCATGAAAGCATCGGCGACCGTTTCTATGACCCTACTCAATTCGGAGCTGGCCGTGTATCAGGAAGAGATCGATCAATCGGAGGGCAAGGGCGTCGTCGTCAAGAAGCTTCAGGGAACGTTTTTGCTTAAGAAAGGCGATGTAAGACAGTCCGTGAGAATCGACAATGCCGAGACGGAAGGCGTGGTCAGCGTTTTTGGAATCGAGACGGCGCCTGTTGGAGGGGGGGCGAAGCGGATCAAGGCCAACGATCGGTCGGTCAGGGCGGAAGGCGCCTGGAAGCGAGACGGCGACGGCTATCACGACAACGACGAAAGCAAGGGCGCGAACTCGATTGTGTTTCCGCTCGCAGTGGATCAGGACGGGGAGTATGAGATCGCGCTCGTTTACAAGGTGTTTGGCGATCGGTACATGTCGAAGCGAACAGTGGTCGAGGTGGCCAACCATAGCAGGCGCCAGATTCAGGAAAAA is part of the Armatimonadota bacterium genome and harbors:
- a CDS encoding DUF3857 domain-containing protein, which gives rise to MLIPQLLLLIALFPTQDGLSDELRQAIQSAPSADRFPNSSLLTILRRETTFLGPDATTITRIRTVRKVLTDAGRSAAEVSLNYSGHYDQMTILTARTIQSDGRVQNVLPASISDEPVYSGAAMYEDTRAKSFVFPDVRVGSVLELEYETDSRPRMPGFFHHSEFLLSSTPTVQSSTVITAAPRWKLRHRSLNGAPPIKIETLSDGRNRYTIEYSQLEELKGEPNMPPPKQIFPYVEIASETSWAEVDKWFQSLAKGREALPAIAKTVVQGIVSRHSSLEDRVKAVYRWVQQNIRYVAVELGESGYQPHSAEQICTSKYGDCKDMSTLLVGMLRAAQVEATWALIRFDSRNEPPDLYWEGPYSFDHCIARAQVGDRVYWLDATGGYFGAEDVPSSLAGCKALVIEKGQFEKLPDFGALPPMMEVDASVIVKPDGSATVKLALTGRQDMAAQLRATFADLSPKELEEIKESMPKSFAKSGKITNLTWTDTDDWDRPMTMTADMELQEFALTPGNVMLVPRSLGGFAGAGGSAAFTDPSRKYPIFFTEAPKTKTSIRIEFPEGFELLASPDLKSKDFPGSRIESDFKLSGNVLTSTSLVIGKDETLPVDKYEDVRKAYLKQSKLAREVFVLRKKVE